From one Mustela nigripes isolate SB6536 chromosome 16, MUSNIG.SB6536, whole genome shotgun sequence genomic stretch:
- the ZNF207 gene encoding BUB3-interacting and GLEBS motif-containing protein ZNF207 produces MGRKKKKQLKPWCWYCNRDFDDEKILIQHQKAKHFKCHICHKKLYTGPGLAIHCMQVHKETIDAVPNAIPGRTDIELEIYGMEGIPEKDMDERRRLLEQKTQESQKKKQQDDSDEYDDDDSAASTSFQPQPVQPQQGYIPPMAQPGLPPVPGAPGMPPGIPPLMPGVPPLMPGMPPVMPGMPPGLHHQRKYTQSFCGENIMMPMGGMMPPGPGIPPLMPGMPPGMPPPVPRPGIPPMTQAQAVSAPGILNRPPAPTATVPAPQPPVTKPLFPSAGQMGTPVTSSSTASSNSESLSASSKALFPSTAQAQAAVQGPVGTDFKPLNSTPATTTEPPKPTFPAYTQSTASTTSTTNSTAAKPAASITSKPATLTTTSATSKLIHPDEDISLEERRAQLPKYQRNLPRPGQAPIGNPPVGPIGGMMPPQPGIPQQQGMRPPMPPHGQYGGHHQGMPGYLPGAMPPYGQGPPMVPPYQGGPPRPPMGMRPPVMSQGGRY; encoded by the exons ATGGGTCgcaagaagaagaagcagctgaAGCCGTGGTGCTG GTATTGTAATAGAGATTTTGATGATGAGAAGATTCTTATACAAcaccaaaaagcaaaacattttaaatgccaTATATGTCATAAGAAGTTGTACACAGGACCTGGCTTAGCTATTCATTGCATGCAG GTGCATAAAGAGACAATAGATGCTGTACCAAATGCAATACCTGGGAGAACAGACATTGAATTGGAAATATATGGTATGGAAGGTATTCCAGAAAAAGATATGGATGAAAGAAGACGACTTCTTGAACAGAAAACACAAG AGAGtcaaaaaaagaagcaacaagATGATTCTGATGAATATGATGATGATGACTCTGCAGCTTCAACTTCATTTCAGCCACAGCCTGTTCAACCTCAACAAGGCTATATCCCTCCAATGGCACAGCCAGGACTGCCACCAGTTCCGGGAGCCCCAGGAATGCCTCCAG GCATACCTCCATTAATGCCAGGTGTTCCTCCTCTGATGCCAGGAATGCCACCAGTTATGCCAGGCATGCCACCTGG ATTGCATCATCAGAGAAAATACACCCAGTCATTTTGCGGTGAAAACAT AATGATGCCAATGGGTGGAATGATGCCACCTGGACCAGGAATACCACCTCTGATGCCTGGTATGCCGCCAG GTATGCCCCCTCCTGTTCCCCGTCCTGGAATTCCTCCAATGACTCAGGCACAGGCTGTTTCAGCGCCAGGCATTCTTAATAGACCACCTGCACCAACAGCAACAGTTCCTGCTCCACAGCCTCCAGTTACTAAGCCTCTTTTCCCCAGTGCTGGGCAG ATGGGGACACCTGTAACAAGCTCAAGTACAGCTTCATCCAATTCAGAAAGTCTGTCTGCATCTTCTAAAGCTCTGTTTCCTAGCACAGCACAA GCTCAGGCAGCTGTCCAAGGACCTGTTGGTACAGATTTCAAGCCCTTAAATAGTACCCCTGCAACAACTACAGAACCCCCAAAGCCTACATTCCCTGCTTATACACAGTCTACAGCTTCAACCACTAGTACAACAAATAGCACTGCAGCTAAACCAGCGGCTTCAATAACAAGTAAGCCTGCTACACTTACGACAACCAGTGCAACCAGTAAGTTGATCCACCCAGATGAGGATATATCACTG GAAGAGAGAAGGGCACAGTTACCTAAATATCAACGTAATCTTCCTCGACCAGGACAGGCTCCCATTGGTAATCCACCAGTTGGACCTATTGGAGGTATGATGCCACCACAGCCAGGCATCCCACAGCAACAAGGAATGAGACCCCCAATGCCGcctcatg gTCAGTATGGTGGTCATCATCAAGGCATGCCAGGTTACCTTCCTGGTGCTATGCCACCATATGGGCAGGGACCGCCAATGGTGCCCCCTTACCAAGGTGGGCCTCCTCGACCTCCGATGGGAATGAGACCTCCTGTAATGTCGCAAGGTGGCCGTTACTGA